Proteins encoded together in one Planctomycetaceae bacterium window:
- a CDS encoding nucleotidyltransferase domain-containing protein, producing MSSEELKQIVKSCAEQFGAKSVWLFGSTLEDEEHAKDIDLAVEGLDSKKFFDFYGRLFFELPRPVDLVDLSQNPPIAAIVRQKGIRIYERRS from the coding sequence ATGTCTTCAGAAGAACTTAAACAAATCGTAAAGTCATGTGCCGAGCAATTCGGAGCCAAAAGCGTCTGGCTTTTCGGTTCGACATTGGAAGATGAGGAACACGCAAAAGATATCGACCTGGCTGTCGAAGGTTTGGATTCCAAAAAATTCTTTGATTTTTATGGCAGGTTATTTTTTGAACTGCCAAGGCCTGTCGATCTTGTTGACCTTTCACAAAACCCACCGATAGCCGCAATCGTGCGACAAAAAGGTATCAGAATCTATGAGCGCAGAAGCTGA
- the serA gene encoding phosphoglycerate dehydrogenase, with protein MIKILITDKLAKEGIDLLKTIPGVEPVVKTGISPEELISIIGEYDGLIVRSETKVNAKILENPGKFRAVARAGAGVDNIDVPTATKKGILVMNTPGGNTLSAAEHTMALMLSMCRHVAPAAAKMKAGEWDKKSFMGVQLNNKVLGVIGLGRIGMAVAKMSTGFNMKILGYDPVATPPEAEKLGIEITTDLNRIFKEADFITVHVPKNEKTLNMINTEQFKMMKPTTRIVNCARGGIINEDALYDALENKIIAAAALDVFTEEPPVNNKRYEKIPNCLVTPHLGASTAEAQVEVAVEAAQILADYLKTGVIKNAVNAPSSGGTTLPVVETYAALAQRIGTLVAAMAGGQIKKIDLQYRGSIAQHNVAMVTSSFMIGLLQSSSEDHVNMINATALAKERGISVDIIKSQEAKNVASGFGVKVTTATGTCTFTGTVFNDRIMRIIEINGFDVEMTPADNAMIIFNDDKPGVIGAVGTVLGKHGTNIQTMGVGQKAAEKKAVLAFSLDAMPDEKTLKDIKGLDFVNEVYSCKLS; from the coding sequence ATGATTAAGATTTTGATTACCGACAAGCTGGCAAAAGAAGGCATCGACTTGCTCAAGACAATCCCTGGCGTTGAACCTGTCGTGAAAACCGGTATAAGTCCGGAAGAATTAATTTCAATCATTGGTGAGTACGACGGTCTTATCGTAAGAAGCGAAACAAAGGTCAACGCTAAAATTCTCGAAAACCCCGGCAAGTTTCGTGCAGTCGCAAGAGCCGGAGCCGGCGTTGACAATATTGATGTGCCGACCGCTACCAAAAAAGGCATACTCGTTATGAATACCCCCGGCGGAAATACTTTAAGCGCTGCCGAGCATACAATGGCACTGATGCTTTCTATGTGCAGACACGTCGCACCGGCAGCGGCAAAGATGAAAGCCGGCGAATGGGACAAGAAGAGCTTTATGGGCGTTCAGCTCAACAATAAAGTTCTTGGCGTCATCGGCCTGGGCAGAATCGGTATGGCTGTCGCGAAAATGTCAACCGGCTTCAATATGAAGATTCTCGGTTACGACCCTGTCGCAACGCCGCCTGAAGCTGAAAAGCTCGGCATTGAAATCACAACCGACCTTAACAGAATTTTTAAAGAGGCTGATTTCATTACCGTTCACGTTCCGAAGAACGAAAAGACATTAAATATGATTAACACCGAGCAGTTCAAGATGATGAAACCGACGACAAGAATTGTCAACTGTGCCCGCGGCGGAATCATTAATGAAGACGCTCTTTATGACGCACTCGAAAATAAAATAATCGCAGCGGCTGCACTGGACGTATTCACAGAAGAGCCGCCAGTTAATAACAAACGTTATGAAAAAATTCCGAACTGCCTTGTAACTCCTCACTTGGGCGCAAGCACAGCCGAGGCACAGGTTGAAGTCGCGGTCGAAGCGGCACAAATTCTTGCCGATTACCTGAAAACCGGAGTAATCAAAAACGCGGTGAACGCGCCGTCTTCCGGCGGAACAACTCTGCCGGTCGTCGAAACTTACGCTGCACTTGCGCAGAGAATCGGTACACTCGTCGCTGCTATGGCAGGCGGACAAATCAAGAAAATAGATCTCCAATATCGCGGCTCAATCGCCCAGCACAATGTTGCAATGGTAACAAGCTCCTTTATGATTGGTCTGCTGCAGTCTTCGAGCGAAGACCACGTAAATATGATTAACGCAACAGCACTGGCTAAAGAAAGAGGCATTAGCGTTGACATAATAAAGAGTCAGGAAGCAAAAAATGTCGCGTCAGGATTCGGAGTAAAAGTTACAACAGCAACCGGAACTTGCACCTTTACAGGAACGGTATTCAATGATAGAATAATGCGAATAATCGAAATCAACGGTTTCGATGTCGAAATGACGCCGGCTGATAATGCTATGATTATCTTCAATGACGACAAGCCGGGCGTTATCGGCGCTGTCGGCACTGTACTGGGTAAACACGGCACAAATATCCAGACGATGGGCGTAGGCCAAAAAGCCGCAGAGAAAAAGGCTGTTTTGGCATTTAGTCTTGACGCTATGCCGGACGAGAAAACACTGAAAGACATCAAAGGCCTTGATTTTGTAAATGAAGTTTATTCGTGTAAACTTAGTTAA
- a CDS encoding DUF2752 domain-containing protein → MTERKKSKWFTKSALEDRLIFMAIFIAILSIFIAFFLSEAGIISLSGNGITRPTTSGGCAFYRNTGIPCPTCFWTRAMEDFVKFRTTKAFVTQPAATICYITLLFVAFFSLLSAILGVNFVFLPSVRLWRADYIAITAAIIGLAGWIITIFRTMDGK, encoded by the coding sequence ATGACCGAACGTAAAAAGTCAAAATGGTTTACAAAATCAGCTTTGGAAGACAGGCTGATATTCATGGCAATATTTATCGCCATTCTGTCGATTTTCATCGCCTTTTTCCTCTCTGAAGCGGGCATAATCAGCCTTTCTGGAAATGGCATAACCCGCCCGACCACAAGTGGCGGCTGCGCATTTTACCGAAACACCGGCATCCCCTGCCCAACCTGCTTCTGGACACGTGCGATGGAGGATTTTGTGAAATTCAGAACAACAAAAGCCTTTGTAACGCAACCTGCTGCAACAATTTGTTACATTACTTTGCTTTTTGTGGCTTTTTTCTCTTTACTTAGTGCTATTTTGGGGGTAAACTTCGTGTTCCTGCCTTCGGTTAGGCTGTGGCGAGCAGATTATATAGCTATAACAGCGGCAATTATTGGCCTAGCAGGATGGATAATAACAATATTTAGAACTATGGATGGAAAATGA
- a CDS encoding RNA-binding protein, translated as MGKKLYIGNLGPNATQEHLQLLFSVFGKVKKAYIVNDKDTGKSKGFGFVEMSDDAEAKAAIEALDGKDCGGYTVKVNEAKSK; from the coding sequence ATGGGTAAGAAATTATACATCGGAAATTTGGGGCCTAACGCGACGCAGGAGCATTTGCAGTTGTTGTTTTCAGTTTTTGGCAAGGTAAAAAAAGCCTACATCGTCAACGATAAGGACACCGGCAAGAGCAAGGGGTTTGGTTTTGTTGAAATGAGCGATGACGCTGAAGCTAAAGCAGCTATCGAAGCTCTGGACGGCAAAGACTGCGGCGGATACACCGTCAAAGTCAACGAAGCTAAATCTAAATAA
- a CDS encoding DUF1573 domain-containing protein, whose amino-acid sequence MNGRSFKFWAIAVIFCLISSVSYAGLFGNKEKSKKDAKDVKQAAPAKIEAKKEIKETTAAISKARIQFDVNSHDFGELAPDSKVECKFKFKNVGEDILKVDHLQGTCKCTIPDLAKKEYNPGESGEITVQFHAPKYQGQTSQHIIVFSNDSEKPRAELEIKAYVKLAVQISPENLNLSLVDANQGTTPIILTAADNEKFAITKIESLGNVITFNFDPNDYTEKHVLKPIINTTYLRNNLTGAVTFTINHPKCKDVRLQWNCLKEFEASPSVIILRNAEVGDIQKRSIFLTSNYNQPITIDSIKSDKGIVKVINQVQTENRFQFDVEIAPPAKEGQLRVFSDTLHIKIKGKDEINIPCRGFYKIG is encoded by the coding sequence ATGAACGGCAGAAGTTTCAAATTTTGGGCTATTGCAGTAATTTTTTGTTTAATTTCGAGCGTTTCTTACGCGGGCCTTTTTGGAAATAAGGAAAAATCCAAAAAAGATGCAAAGGATGTTAAGCAAGCCGCGCCGGCAAAAATCGAAGCGAAAAAAGAGATAAAAGAAACAACCGCCGCCATATCGAAAGCAAGAATCCAGTTCGACGTCAATTCACACGATTTCGGCGAACTCGCTCCAGACAGTAAAGTAGAGTGCAAATTCAAATTTAAGAACGTTGGCGAGGATATATTGAAAGTTGACCATCTTCAGGGCACGTGCAAGTGTACGATACCTGATTTGGCGAAGAAGGAATACAACCCCGGCGAATCAGGCGAAATCACCGTCCAGTTCCACGCTCCGAAATATCAGGGACAGACTTCGCAGCACATTATAGTTTTCAGCAACGATAGCGAAAAACCAAGAGCCGAACTGGAAATAAAGGCGTATGTAAAGCTTGCTGTTCAGATCTCGCCTGAAAATCTGAATTTGTCTTTGGTTGACGCAAATCAGGGAACAACACCGATTATCCTTACAGCAGCGGACAACGAAAAATTTGCGATTACAAAAATCGAATCGCTTGGCAACGTTATTACGTTTAATTTCGACCCGAACGATTATACCGAGAAGCACGTTTTGAAGCCTATTATAAACACAACATATCTGCGTAATAATCTCACAGGCGCAGTTACATTTACGATAAATCATCCGAAATGCAAAGATGTGCGTTTGCAGTGGAACTGTTTGAAGGAATTCGAGGCCTCGCCGTCGGTTATTATTCTTCGAAATGCCGAAGTTGGCGACATCCAGAAACGCAGTATTTTCCTGACAAGCAATTACAATCAGCCGATAACTATTGATTCGATTAAATCTGATAAGGGTATTGTAAAAGTTATCAATCAGGTTCAGACCGAAAACAGATTCCAGTTCGATGTTGAGATTGCTCCGCCGGCAAAAGAAGGCCAACTGCGTGTATTTTCTGACACGCTGCATATAAAGATTAAAGGCAAGGACGAGATTAATATTCCCTGCCGCGGCTTTTATAAAATCGGCTAA
- a CDS encoding AsmA-like C-terminal region-containing protein yields MAKKNKKVIRAIIWVIVAVAVVFLYNLGGNLLKPVAVKQLKQMTGAHVQIDDLKFHLSGRISMQNIRISPLKINKPDNAILTAKTLDAYFSPWSFIKLSPQLKRLRISDFVLNVQFNADEKEWNVAALKLPEKKKGQILPELRFKRGEIKFTQVNNGQEVKTISCNTNGGHANTTVGTEQITFTVTENDPRIENGNFIIVKLLQKENMEVLLEGQLPRLELNLFGSKCNIKSFSSKITADKENVTFDKSTIAIGPKTVIDVNGTVRDYTTDPSFAFAVKMRELNIYRDPVDNCFAYGSRIFEQFIPLLQVFFDNFSPQGRLGLDVILTGKVKEIAKTHCKGFLDCNDISIQYFLFPYLVEHMHGKIDVTETSMTMNNVKAAHGKVDIEMNGYCDGFGETMDSNVVLSSNNMLLDGDLYAALMPNHKKLWYLFSPTGMVAGDFIYAAKPPGQRIFRLNGNLLDVSIICNYFPYPVSGITGQISVDGGKIELKNIFSRQSGGTIQMNGNITDANTAVPRYDFNIIAQNVAIDNKLIFAFPAEQKKFFSNFDIQATGDADIEIHSTDNNESPVDYLAKLNIKGDYIKTPKLPEPLKNIHVDANLTPQALIIKEFSADFNDSPLVASGTIWTAAANEDIGYCVHLNAKDLTLDSNTVESIIGKNSAKMLRDFQFSGPVNIDAQVGKNSRIKCPDLEIGVECLDNSVYLSKFDLPLDDIKGKVVIRPDDIEFVSLSAVPVVDDMNFPGHITLNGNLKTANGDVEWASLNLKATDLNFDPRFTALLGSAEAYYNKLSPDGKIDLSLDRINYDKTETGQKFVKMNGTALFKNCSIGESKLFTNVYAILNIDTQYDIGVGMKECKLLLDVKSLSFKNRSLENLKLKIPYDINDPDIVIKDFVGECFGGRIAGNAVFKSDTKGGFAEYNIDLAIVGVSSEKFVSPGAAEKSGGTLNGEIRVQGNLQKPDDNRGRVYIEATGLQLGGKGLVWSIRNAILEAIKKDLAFDNVKLQAFVKGETVQISRMDIYGPTASLRGTGTYKPTDDSLNIDFVAYSAAGKENPHFFDNLTSSIGAAFLKVYVRGSLDKPEVQVEPLPILMKPLEMIGTK; encoded by the coding sequence TTGGCAAAAAAAAATAAAAAGGTTATTCGTGCGATTATTTGGGTTATCGTCGCGGTAGCGGTCGTTTTTTTGTATAATCTCGGCGGGAATTTGCTCAAGCCTGTTGCTGTCAAACAACTAAAACAAATGACCGGTGCGCACGTTCAAATAGATGATTTAAAATTTCATCTAAGCGGCAGAATCAGTATGCAAAATATTCGCATAAGTCCGCTAAAAATTAACAAGCCAGACAACGCGATATTAACTGCCAAAACGCTCGACGCGTATTTTTCGCCGTGGAGTTTTATAAAATTAAGTCCGCAACTCAAACGGCTGCGGATTTCTGATTTTGTTCTGAATGTGCAATTTAACGCGGATGAAAAAGAATGGAATGTCGCGGCACTGAAACTTCCGGAAAAGAAAAAGGGACAGATATTGCCGGAGCTGCGTTTCAAACGAGGCGAAATAAAATTTACTCAAGTCAATAACGGTCAGGAAGTCAAAACAATCTCCTGCAATACCAACGGCGGCCATGCGAATACAACGGTCGGAACCGAACAAATTACTTTCACTGTAACCGAAAACGATCCGCGAATAGAAAACGGTAATTTTATAATTGTCAAACTTCTGCAAAAAGAAAATATGGAAGTTTTACTCGAAGGACAATTGCCTCGTCTGGAATTGAATTTGTTCGGCAGCAAGTGCAATATCAAAAGTTTCAGTTCAAAAATTACAGCCGACAAGGAAAATGTTACGTTTGATAAGTCAACCATCGCTATCGGGCCCAAAACAGTTATCGATGTGAATGGAACTGTCAGGGATTATACGACAGACCCATCGTTTGCTTTCGCGGTAAAGATGCGGGAACTCAATATTTATCGCGACCCTGTTGATAACTGCTTTGCGTACGGCAGCAGAATTTTTGAACAGTTTATTCCGCTGCTCCAGGTGTTTTTCGATAATTTCTCGCCGCAGGGACGTTTGGGACTCGATGTGATTCTTACCGGCAAAGTTAAGGAAATCGCCAAAACGCACTGCAAAGGCTTTCTTGACTGCAACGATATTTCAATTCAATATTTTCTGTTTCCATACCTTGTCGAACATATGCATGGCAAAATCGACGTTACCGAAACAAGTATGACTATGAATAATGTCAAGGCCGCTCACGGCAAAGTCGATATCGAAATGAACGGCTACTGTGACGGGTTCGGCGAAACAATGGACAGCAACGTCGTGCTTAGCAGTAATAATATGCTGCTTGATGGAGACCTTTACGCGGCTCTTATGCCTAACCATAAAAAACTATGGTATCTTTTCTCGCCTACAGGGATGGTCGCAGGTGATTTTATTTATGCTGCCAAACCGCCGGGGCAAAGAATATTCCGGCTTAACGGCAATTTGCTCGATGTTTCAATTATATGCAATTATTTTCCGTATCCTGTTTCCGGCATTACCGGCCAAATCTCGGTTGACGGCGGCAAAATAGAACTCAAAAATATTTTTAGCCGACAAAGCGGTGGTACTATTCAAATGAACGGCAATATTACCGACGCCAATACAGCAGTGCCGCGTTATGATTTTAATATCATCGCCCAAAATGTCGCGATAGACAATAAACTAATCTTCGCTTTTCCGGCAGAACAGAAAAAGTTCTTCAGCAATTTCGATATTCAGGCAACGGGCGATGCCGACATAGAAATTCATTCGACTGACAATAATGAATCGCCTGTCGATTATCTTGCGAAGCTGAATATCAAAGGCGATTATATCAAAACGCCCAAACTGCCGGAGCCGCTGAAGAATATTCATGTTGACGCCAACCTTACTCCGCAGGCTCTGATTATCAAAGAGTTCAGTGCCGATTTTAATGACAGTCCGCTTGTCGCGTCGGGCACAATCTGGACGGCGGCTGCAAATGAAGACATTGGTTATTGCGTGCATCTGAACGCAAAAGATTTAACGCTCGACAGCAATACCGTCGAATCAATTATCGGCAAAAACAGCGCGAAGATGCTTAGGGATTTTCAATTCAGCGGGCCTGTGAATATTGATGCGCAGGTCGGCAAAAATTCGCGTATTAAATGCCCTGACCTTGAAATCGGAGTCGAATGCCTCGATAACAGTGTGTATTTAAGCAAATTCGATTTGCCGTTAGATGATATCAAGGGCAAAGTGGTCATTCGTCCTGATGACATAGAGTTTGTTTCACTATCGGCAGTTCCGGTTGTTGATGATATGAACTTTCCCGGCCATATTACTCTTAATGGAAATTTAAAAACAGCCAATGGCGATGTCGAATGGGCAAGTCTGAATCTTAAAGCGACTGATTTGAATTTTGACCCCAGATTTACTGCTCTTCTCGGAAGCGCCGAGGCATATTATAACAAGCTAAGTCCGGATGGGAAAATAGACCTTAGTTTAGACAGGATTAATTACGATAAAACTGAAACAGGCCAAAAGTTCGTTAAAATGAACGGAACGGCTCTTTTTAAGAATTGCTCAATCGGTGAATCGAAACTGTTTACAAACGTTTATGCTATACTGAATATCGATACTCAATATGATATCGGCGTGGGTATGAAAGAATGCAAACTTCTGCTTGATGTCAAGAGCCTGTCGTTTAAAAACAGGTCGCTGGAAAATCTGAAACTGAAAATTCCGTACGATATTAATGATCCCGATATCGTTATTAAAGATTTTGTCGGGGAATGCTTCGGCGGACGAATTGCGGGCAATGCGGTTTTTAAATCCGACACAAAGGGCGGTTTTGCGGAATATAATATCGACCTTGCTATCGTCGGCGTAAGCTCTGAAAAATTTGTTTCGCCGGGCGCGGCTGAAAAATCCGGCGGCACCCTTAACGGCGAAATCAGAGTGCAGGGCAATCTTCAAAAACCAGACGACAACCGCGGCAGAGTCTATATCGAAGCGACCGGACTTCAATTGGGCGGTAAAGGCCTTGTCTGGAGTATCCGAAACGCTATTCTCGAAGCGATAAAGAAAGATCTTGCCTTCGATAACGTAAAACTTCAGGCTTTCGTAAAAGGCGAGACTGTTCAAATCAGCAGAATGGATATTTACGGCCCAACGGCGTCGCTTCGAGGTACCGGGACGTATAAGCCGACAGATGATTCGCTTAATATAGATTTCGTGGCTTACAGCGCGGCGGGTAAAGAAAATCCGCACTTTTTCGATAATCTTACGTCAAGTATCGGCGCAGCGTTTTTGAAAGTTTATGTCAGAGGCTCATTAGACAAGCCAGAGGTGCAAGTCGAACCGCTGCCGATTTTGATGAAGCCGCTGGAAATGATTGGAACTAAATAG
- the purD gene encoding phosphoribosylamine--glycine ligase gives MNVLLIGNGGREHAIAWKLSKSKELKKLYIAPGNPGTAKCGENVAINADEYDKLLAFAKEKNIGLAVIGPEDPLSDGLVDRFEAAGIKAFGPSKAAAQLEADKSFAKQIMKVNSIPTAESRTYDNFQDAKNYIASRDEPVVIKAVGLAKGKGVFVCDDPAEGINAAEKIMEGKLFGKAGEKIIVEDKLLGQEASILAFVDGRNIYVLETAQDHKAIGDGDTGANTGGMGAYCPAPIVSDKVMEQIIREILVPTVDGMNRNGTPYRGILYAGVMLTQGGPRVLEFNCRFGDPETQPILARLKSDLLEAMLATCECRLDKITLQWDSRPAVCVVMASGGYPDDYEKGKVITGIDDAESDKDVMVFHAGTAQQGGNIVTTGGRVLGVTGLGNTIADAKAKAYSAVEKIKFEKAYYRTDIADKAIKLKI, from the coding sequence ATGAACGTATTGTTGATTGGAAATGGCGGACGCGAGCACGCTATCGCATGGAAGTTGTCTAAATCCAAAGAGTTAAAGAAACTTTATATCGCACCGGGTAATCCGGGAACGGCTAAATGCGGGGAAAATGTAGCTATAAACGCAGATGAATATGACAAACTGCTGGCATTTGCCAAAGAAAAGAATATCGGCCTTGCGGTTATCGGACCAGAAGACCCGCTTTCGGACGGCCTTGTGGACAGGTTTGAGGCGGCCGGCATAAAGGCATTTGGGCCGAGCAAGGCGGCGGCGCAGTTAGAAGCTGACAAGTCTTTCGCCAAGCAGATTATGAAGGTAAATTCGATACCGACCGCTGAAAGCCGAACTTATGATAATTTTCAGGACGCCAAAAATTACATCGCCAGCAGGGATGAACCTGTTGTGATAAAAGCAGTCGGGCTTGCAAAAGGCAAAGGCGTTTTTGTCTGCGACGACCCGGCAGAGGGAATTAACGCTGCTGAAAAAATTATGGAAGGTAAACTTTTCGGCAAGGCGGGCGAGAAAATTATTGTTGAAGACAAACTGCTCGGACAGGAAGCATCAATTCTGGCTTTCGTTGACGGCAGAAATATTTATGTTCTTGAAACCGCTCAAGACCACAAGGCAATCGGCGACGGCGATACCGGAGCGAACACCGGCGGTATGGGCGCATATTGTCCGGCACCGATAGTGAGCGATAAAGTTATGGAGCAGATAATCCGCGAAATTCTTGTGCCGACAGTTGACGGTATGAATAGAAACGGAACGCCTTATAGAGGGATTCTCTACGCGGGTGTTATGCTCACGCAGGGCGGGCCGAGAGTTCTGGAATTTAATTGCAGATTCGGCGACCCTGAAACGCAGCCGATACTTGCGCGACTCAAAAGCGATTTGCTTGAAGCGATGCTGGCGACGTGCGAATGCAGGCTTGACAAGATTACGCTGCAATGGGACAGCAGGCCTGCGGTTTGTGTTGTGATGGCATCGGGCGGGTATCCGGACGATTATGAAAAAGGCAAAGTAATTACGGGAATCGACGATGCCGAGTCCGACAAAGACGTGATGGTATTTCATGCCGGCACTGCACAACAAGGCGGCAATATCGTAACAACAGGCGGAAGAGTTCTTGGTGTTACGGGGCTGGGCAATACGATTGCCGACGCGAAAGCCAAAGCGTACAGTGCAGTTGAGAAAATCAAATTTGAAAAAGCATATTACAGGACGGATATCGCGGATAAGGCGATAAAGTTGAAAATATAA
- a CDS encoding inositol monophosphatase yields the protein MALDHKDLHNMLEVAVVAARLAGQRAMEEINVVKVSAKSDSELVTHADPICQKIIIDNIMQSYPAHGIIAEEGKDNKLFKQTPRGDSNFWWVIDPIDGTNNYSQKILSFAVSIGLMYEGRPVLGVIYDPATDSMFTAAGDAPPQYNNIRIAANDNDFHFYQTVGIESLYAAGVPAWITKLQTMLRCRSLGTTAMHLAYVAKGSFIGAIMHSPKLWDIAAGGILVESAGALVTDWQGKSLWPVDMNAYNGEPFNVLAANKRVQKKLIDLINN from the coding sequence ATGGCTCTCGACCACAAAGATTTACACAATATGCTGGAAGTCGCAGTTGTCGCGGCAAGACTCGCCGGGCAACGCGCGATGGAAGAAATTAATGTTGTAAAAGTATCCGCAAAAAGCGACAGCGAACTTGTTACACACGCAGACCCTATCTGCCAAAAAATAATAATCGATAACATTATGCAAAGCTACCCAGCGCACGGCATCATCGCTGAAGAAGGCAAAGACAATAAACTCTTCAAGCAAACGCCAAGAGGCGATAGTAATTTTTGGTGGGTAATCGACCCAATCGACGGCACGAACAATTATTCACAAAAGATTTTAAGTTTTGCTGTGAGTATCGGTTTGATGTATGAAGGCCGGCCTGTGCTGGGCGTGATTTATGACCCCGCGACAGATTCAATGTTTACAGCAGCCGGCGACGCTCCGCCGCAGTATAATAATATACGCATAGCGGCCAATGATAATGATTTTCATTTTTACCAGACGGTCGGAATTGAGAGTTTATACGCCGCTGGCGTTCCTGCGTGGATTACTAAATTGCAGACAATGCTGCGATGCCGGAGCTTGGGCACAACCGCAATGCATCTTGCTTATGTCGCCAAAGGCTCGTTTATTGGCGCTATTATGCACAGCCCCAAACTATGGGATATTGCGGCAGGCGGGATTCTTGTCGAATCCGCGGGCGCATTAGTTACAGACTGGCAGGGCAAATCGCTTTGGCCGGTTGATATGAATGCTTATAATGGCGAACCGTTCAACGTTCTTGCAGCTAATAAACGTGTGCAGAAAAAATTGATTGATTTGATAAACAATTAA